The following are from one region of the Aspergillus chevalieri M1 DNA, chromosome 1, nearly complete sequence genome:
- the fbp1 gene encoding fructose 1,6-bisphosphate 1-phosphatase (BUSCO:EOG092632WW;~COG:G;~EggNog:ENOG410PGFG;~InterPro:IPR000146,IPR028343,IPR044015,IPR033391, IPR020548;~PFAM:PF18913,PF00316;~go_function: GO:0016791 - phosphatase activity [Evidence IEA];~go_function: GO:0042132 - fructose 1,6-bisphosphate 1-phosphatase activity [Evidence IEA];~go_function: GO:0042578 - phosphoric ester hydrolase activity [Evidence IEA];~go_process: GO:0005975 - carbohydrate metabolic process [Evidence IEA]): MANNGGAPPVGQENINTDIITLTRFFTEQQAKAPEATGDFTLLCHALQFAFKSIAYYIRRASLINLTGLAGSSNTTGDDQKKLDVIGNDIFVSAMRSSGKCRILVSEEEEQEIIFDEHPNARYAVVCDPIDGSSNLDAGVSVGTIFGIYKLPDEVLGPNKKVTAKDILRPGTEMISAGFTMYGASAQLVITMRDGDVNGFTMENSLGEFILTHPSMKMPPKKAIYSVNEGNSMYWAPWVNEYFHSLKFPGEGKKPYSARYIGSMVADAYRTLLYGGLFAYPADSKSTKGKLRILYECAPMAMLFENAGGLAINSKAERLLEAVPEHIHDRSGVYLGSKDEVQKVIDMYKKHHG, from the exons ATGGCGAACAACGGCGGCGCTCCTCCTGTCGGCCAGGAGAACATCAACACCGACATCATCACCCTCACCAGATTCTTTACCgaacaacaagccaaggCCCCAGAAGCCACTGGTGATTTCAC TCTCCTCTGCCACGCCCTTCAGTTCGCCTTCAAGTCCATTGCCTACTACATCCGTCGTGCCTCCTTGATCAACCTCACTGGACTCGCTGGGTCCTCGAACACTACCGGTGATGACCAGAAGAAGTTGGATGTGATTGGAAACGATATCTTCGTCTCTGCAATGAGAAGCTCCGGCAAGTGCCGCATCCTCGTttcggaagaggaggagcaaGAGATCATTTTCGACGAGCACCCCAATGCCCGTTACGCCGTTGTCTGTGACCCCATCGACGGTTCTTCCAACCTTGACGCAGGCGTTTCGGTTGGTACAATCTTCGGTATCTACAAGCTACCAGATGAGGTTCTCGGCCCGAACAAGAAGGTCACCGCCAAGGACATCCTTCGTCCCGGAACGGAAATGATCTCTGCTGGATTCACCATGTACGGTGCATCTGCTCAGCTGGTGATTACCATGCGTGACGGTGATGTCAACGGTTTCACTATGGAAAACTCTCTGGGAGAGTTTATTCTGACCCACCCCAGCATGAAGATGCCTCCCAAGAAGGCTATCTACTCAGTCAACGAGGGTAACAGCATGTACTGGGCTCCCTGGGTGAACGAATACTTCCACTCCCTTAAGTTCCCCGGAGAGGGCAAGAAGCCATACAGCGCTCGTTACATTGGTAGCATGGTCGCCGATGCCTACCGCACCCTTCTCTACGGCGGTCTCTTTGCCTACCCCGCAGACTCCAAGAGCACCAAGGGCAAACTCCGTATTTTGTACGAGTGTGCTCCTATGGCTATGTTGTTCGAGAACGCAGGCGGTTTGGCCATCAACTCCAAGGCAGAACGTCTCCTCGAAGCTGTGCCCGAGCACATCCACGATCGCAGCGGTGTTTACCTGGGCTCGAAAGACGAGGTCCAGAAGGTCATCGACATGTACAAGAAACACCACGGTTAA
- a CDS encoding uncharacterized protein (COG:O;~EggNog:ENOG410Q4J9) yields MFDNANPGLSRKRVFRFDNYTVPQLDQIMDLKMSQQGLACIPEARKVAQDSFERALMRPNFENASEVESCLAGVKLNFENQQFTQFSETDVRNEVLETYDFDKDLDRNKLDYYSLLTGKVQASIVDKFAAHQIHSHTTKQRGLNPRDFVPTSFIFKEYPGREDDDCKAHGQFF; encoded by the coding sequence ATGTTCGACAACGCCAACCCTGGcctcagcagaaaacgagTGTTCAGATTCGATAACTACACCGTTCCCCAACTCGACCAAATCATGGACCTAAAGATGTCCCAACAAGGCCTTGCCTGCATCCCCGAGGCAAGGAAAGTCGCCCAAGACAGCTTCGAACGCGCCCTAATGCGTCCAAACTTCGAGAATGCAAGCGAAGTCGAGAGCTGTCTAGCCGGCGTAAAACTAAACTTCGAAAACCAACAATTCACCCAGTTTTCCGAAACCGACGTCCGCAACGAAGTTCTCGAAACCTACGACTTCGACAAAGACCTTGACCGTAACAAACTCGACTACTACAGCCTGCTAACAGGCAAAGTACAAGCCAGCATCGTCGACAAGTTCGCTGCCCACCAGATCCACTCCCACACAACCAAACAACGGGGTCTGAATCCAAGAGACTTCGTGCCGACCAGTTTCATCTTCAAGGAATATCCAGGACGAGAAGATGACGACTGCAAAGCACATGGGCAGTTCTTTTAA
- a CDS encoding carbon-nitrogen hydrolase family protein (COG:E;~EggNog:ENOG410PFZN;~InterPro:IPR036526,IPR001110,IPR003010;~PFAM:PF00795;~go_process: GO:0006807 - nitrogen compound metabolic process [Evidence IEA]) — MASLLKKPLKLALVQLASGADKTVNLSNARTKVLEAAKAGASLIVLPECFNSPYGTQYFPKYAETLLPSPPTKEQSPSFHSLSSIAAEAKAYLVGGSIPELDAITKKYYNTSLVFSPSGSLIGTHRKTHLFDIDIPGKITFKESEVLSPGNQLTVIDLPEYGKIGLSICYDIRFPEAAMIAARKGAFLLVYPGAFNLTTGPLHWSLLARARAVDNQVYVAMCSPARDMSSTYHAYGHSLVANPSAQVLSEAEEGEEIVYAELDNETLEGTRKGIPIYTQRRFDLYPDVSGEGQA; from the exons ATGGCATCCTTATTGAAGAAGCCGTTGAAGCTTGCCCTCGTGCAGCTGGCCTCAG GCGCCGACAAAACAGTCAACCTCTCCAACGCCCGTACCAAAGTCCTCGAAGCCGCAAAAGCTGGCGCATCCCTAATCGTTCTCCCCGAATGCTTCAACTCCCCCTATGGCACGCAATATTTCCCCAAATACGCCGAAACCCTGCTACCCTCCCCGCCCACCAAGGAACAATCCCCCTCCTTCCACTCGCTCTCCTCCATTGCCGCAGAAGCAAAAGCGTACCTTGTGGGCGGCAGTATCCCCGAACTCGATGCGATAACGAAGAAATACTACAATACCTCGTTGGTGTTCTCCCCGAGCGGTTCGCTGATCGGCACGCATCGCAAGACGCACCTGTTTGACATCGACATCCCCGGCAAGATCACATTCAAGGAAAGCGAGGTGCTTTCGCCCGGCAACCAGTTAACCGTCATCGACCTCCCAGAATACGGCAAGATCGGACTGTCCATCTGCTACGATATCCGCTTCCCCGAAGCAGCCATGATCGCAGCCCGCAAGGGCGCCTTCCTACTCGTCTACCCCGGCGCTTTCAACCTGACCACCGGACCGCTGCATTGGTCGTTGCTTGCGCGGGCGCGTGCCGTCGATAACCAGGTATATGTGGCGATGTGCAGTccggcaagggatatgagttCTACGTACCATGCGTACGGGCATAGTTTGGTTGCGAACCCGAGTGCGCAGGTTCTCAgcgaggcggaggagggtgaggagaTTGTTTATGCGGAGTTGGATAATGAGACGCTGGAGGGGACAAGGAAGGGAATTCCGATTTATACGCAGCGGCGGTTTGATTTGTATCCGGATGTCAGTGGGGAGGGGCAGGCTTAG
- a CDS encoding uncharacterized protein (COG:S;~EggNog:ENOG410PMDH;~TransMembrane:4 (i161-183o189-207i268-285o291-313i)), whose translation MAWFPSERSKPDGWKFDIVSLVAVIGESTIERHTQLITASRLSWIPRLIPAPQTLLKTKRPERLPPVKDVEIFGVHSGTKVTELNFFADVIHKIQDLEQYEFRRYEITKRPDNTLCRNATQSLVMAGVAMAEQGQIYKKDKKDKKDKTPNEIIIDNPFQPFSTLTIVTVASILMTIGLFIWAALIHDGVAMIAIATMSASTSIACWANTWHPTLSSRPTSNVVPPGDIVIKTRTGAFVVVHCDEEVTRELYTCADTCRYMFEDGALQVMLGISTVLLMASIIFFTNCGWTMQTAIGMAYIILNMMYWVIPFVMGDEKTWDMSLYQKKYNAKFDRTLDTNASYTQTLWYAIKETRSVEWVKRGGAAPNTGFWEEWLKLAQENVDKGNFGWDAVGVKNELMNKATQATRKQSRRSLSMCL comes from the coding sequence ATGGCCTGGTTCCCATCCGAACGGAGCAAACCCGATGGCTGGAAATTCGACATTGTCAGTTTGGTGGCTGTCATCGGTGAATCGACCATCGAGCGGCATACTCAGCTTATCACAGCCTCGCGTCTCAGTTGGATCCCTCGCTTGATTCCCGCTCCTCAGACTCTGCTCAAAACTAAGCGACCCGAGCGACTACCGCCAGTCAAGGATGTTGAGATCTTTGGTGTCCACTCCGGAACGAAGGTCACGGAGTTGAACTTCTTTGCTGATGTTATCCATAAGATACAGGACTTGGAGCAGTATGAGTTTCGGAGGTATGAGATCACAAAACGGCCGGACAATACACTGTGTCGAAATGCGACTCAGAGTCTGGTAATGGCAGGAGTGGCCATGGCAGAGCAGGGACAAATATAcaaaaaagacaagaaagatAAGAAAGACAAAACACCGAACGAAATCATTATCGATAATCCTTTCCAGCCATTCAGCACTTTAACCATTGTCACCGTTGCGTCGATACTGATGACGATCGGACTGTTCATCTGGGCAGCACTCATCCACGACGGCGTAGCTATGATCGCGATAGCCACCATGTCCGCGTCTACAAGTATTGCGTGTTGGGCCAACACATGGCACCCCACTTTATCTTCGCGACCAACAAGTAATGTCGTTCCACCCGGCGACATCGTCATCAAAACCCGGACAGGCGCTTTTGTTGTGGTCCATTGTGATGAGGAGGTCACCCGAGAACTGTACACCTGCGCTGATACCTGCCGATACATGTTTGAAGATGGCGCGCTTCAAGTGATGCTGGGAATCAGTACCGTTCTGCTTATGGCATCAatcatcttcttcaccaaCTGCGGATGGACCATGCAGACGGCTATTGGTATGGCGTATATCATCCTCAACATGATGTACTGGGTAATTCCGTTCGTCATGGGAGATGAGAAGACGTGGGACATGAGTCTCTACCAAAAGAAGTATAATGCAAAGTTTGATCGCACCCTCGATACGAATGCCAGCTACACTCAAACCCTTTGGTATGCGATCAAGGAAACGCGCAGCGTGGAATGGGTCAAGCGCGGTGGTGCAGCCCCGAACACTGGATTCTGGGAGGAATGGCTAAAACTGGCCCAGGAGAACGTGGATAAGGGGAACTTTGGATGGGATGCGGTGGGAGTGAAGAACGAATTGATGAATAAGGCGACTCAGGCTACTCGCAAACAGTCGCGTCGTTCATTATCTATGTGTTTGTAA
- a CDS encoding uncharacterized protein (COG:O;~EggNog:ENOG410PGZ9;~InterPro:IPR027417,IPR000641;~go_function: GO:0005524 - ATP binding [Evidence IEA]) has product MKEFTPHNGGVLLIDEAYQLVAPHASVLGTRILDLILKLMEDNIGKMVLIFLSCKDEMEVFFEHNPGLTSRIPWVLDFADSTKVELWTILKPSIEKQYHRKMMIEGGYGGLPMKIAIKRLAEGPGDRAFGNARAAHSLLARIARRQSQQFVQVKKDSPSTDQTI; this is encoded by the coding sequence ATGAAAGAATTCACGCCACACAACGGCGGCGTTCTTCTCATCGACGAGGCATACCAGCTCGTTGCTCCACACGCGAGCGTGCTGGGGACACGGATCCTCGACCTCATCCTCAAACTCATGGAAGACAACATCGGTAAAATGGTGCTGATCTTCCTCAGTTGCAAAGATGAAATGGAGGTGTTTTTCGAACACAACCCGGGTCTCACTAGTCGGATTCCATGGGTTCTTGATTTCGCCGACTCTACCAAGGTAGAACTCTGGACTATTCTCAAGCCTAGTATCGAGAAACAGTATCACAGGAAAATGATGATTGAGGGTGGATATGGTGGCCTGCCCATGAAAATCGCCATCAAGCGTCTTGCAGAAGGACCTGGTGATAGAGCCTTCGGCAATGCAAGGGCAGCCCACAGCCTCCTCGCCCGGATCGCGCGACGACAGAGTCAGCAGTTCGTCCAAGTAAAGAAAGATTCTCCCTCGACGGACCAAACTATCTAG
- a CDS encoding uncharacterized protein (COG:S;~EggNog:ENOG410PXU7) has protein sequence MHDTTTIDGKHAKDPKGWHGTFAFKADNQVQRQFHVASHGYTNGKENFTLNEATHTPEKADGTPRGGKRSGKVVWPADDLLEEYVDSPIAYSHLPERN, from the coding sequence ATGCATGATACTACCACCATCGACGGCAAGCATGCCAAAGACCCAAAGGGCTGGCATGGCACCTTCGCCTTCAAAGCAGACAATCAAGTGCAACGGCAATTCCATGTAGCATCACATGGGTATACCAATGGCAAGGAGAACTTCACTCTTAATGAGGCAACGCACACTCCGGAGAAAGCTGATGGAACTCCTCGGGGTGGGAAGAGGTCTGGAAAGGTTGTTTGGCCAGCTGATGACCTACTTGAGGAATATGTGGACAGTCCCATCGCTTACTCACACCTGCCTGAAAGGAATTAA
- a CDS encoding uncharacterized protein (COG:O;~EggNog:ENOG410PGZ9) encodes MAYQGLESVKQQFLSITSHIDVCKKQGRDPKLDRYSIVFQGNLPTGKTTIGRLYAKFLYSIGVLGSCHVIETSGVKLASEDPK; translated from the coding sequence ATGGCCTACCAAGGCCTGGAAAGTGTCAAGCAGCAGTTCCTTTCGATAACATCCCACATCGACGTCTGCAAGAAACAAGGACGAGATCCGAAACTCGACCGGTACAGCATTGTCTTCCAGGGAAACCTGCCGACTGGTAAAACGACCATTGGCCGTCTGTACGCGAAGTTCCTATATTCCATCGGAGTCCTTGGTTCATGCCATGTCATAGAGACCTCAGGCGTTAAGCTAGCCTCTGAGGACCCCAAATAG
- a CDS encoding uncharacterized protein (COG:S;~EggNog:ENOG410PYUF), whose product MFKDFTFSPRPRVAFDGDDRLMVDSDSSLVSPLSSRCPSPGPFTSQPQGQRFPRSVRPSLLRSRQPSLPPTSVPADHQHGGLSIETLTKKLHEHTLQQQQQQQQQPQPDTRNNAQEECISPHSLPELVPGSGLPGYFLTPPDTDVDHDDDSSLHGDGDNESTLTSPTVSHIQTPFLSPTSVPPEFLHTDSNNTHEAINVRAQRQQISQIQCSAADVEAIRRALLCCAEEDSPMDTFGEYDCHPSSLPPRRSPRRQRAVTMNRSRSRAVSGSGGGVSGSGAGDSSEGYRGRRKSSSGALLPSFSSRIDKSHYPPSSSREMRKKSEQGLRRKSLVSAALASMVENCL is encoded by the coding sequence ATGTTCAAAGACTTCACCTTTTCGCCGCGACCCCGCGTCGCCTTCGACGGCGATGATCGCCTCATGGTTGACAGCGACAGTTCGCTGGTCTCTCCTCTATCATCGCGCTGTCCATCGCCCGGTCCTTTTACCTCGCAGCCACAGGGCCAGCGATTCCCCCGATCAGTGCGACCATCTCTACTTCGTTCCCGACAGccctctcttcctccgaCCTCGGTCCCCGCCGACCACCAGCACGGCGGACTATCCATCGAAACCCTCACCAAGAAACTCCACGAACATACCctccaacagcagcagcagcagcagcaacaaccacagccTGATACCAGGAATAATGCGCAAGAAGAATGTATCTCACCACACTCCCTTCCCGAACTCGTCCCCGGCTCCGGACTCCCGGGATACTTCCTCACGCCCCCAGACACAGACGTCGATCACGACGATGACTCTTCGCTCCATGGTGACGGCGATAACGAGTCAACGCTTACCTCGCCAACCGTCTCGCATATTCAAACACCCTTTTTGAGTCCTACGTCCGTACCACCGGAGTTCCTGCACACAGACAGCAATAACACCCACGAGGCGATCAACGTCCGCGCGCAGAGGCAGCAGATCTCGCAGATCCAGTGCAGCGCGGCTGATGTCGAGGCGATTCGTCGGGCGCTGCTCTGCTGCGCGGAGGAGGACAGTCCCATGGACACCTTTGGTGAATACGATTGCCACCCAAGTTCGTTGCCGCCACGGCGTTCTCCCCGTCGGCAAAGGGCTGTTACAATGAATCGGAGTCGTTCGAGGGCTGTTTCTGGATCTGGTGGTGGAGTCTCTGGCTCAGGAGCAGGGGATTCATCAGAGGGGTATCGAGGACGACGGAAGAGTAGCTCTGGAGCTCTCTTGCCATCGTTCTCATCGCGAATTGACAAGAGTCACTATCCGCCGTCGTCGAGCCGGGAGATGCGCAAGAAGAGTGAGCAGGGGCTTAGGAGGAAGAGTTTGGTTAGTGCTGCGTTGGCATCGATGGTGGAGAATTGTCTTTAA
- a CDS encoding uncharacterized protein (COG:S;~EggNog:ENOG410PVYV), with translation MTLQAIIAQGNFPSLSDTEAVNLFGSAFRSELERLRNAEPTVESGTEKPAGSLKNGETPSRRLFQTDYAEVNRTLVNILALKWILAEDYASFTACQRDPGKLSEDSFRRLCEFFKSYKDIYTLLVAVVTDDLGKDPQLANELEKTRNGPTTTVKMVNHSEFLYEAAKAGMIPALESVPVSGRETILRSMEIEVYLNISQLVQGENVPASLSILRNIQDGKNGFHMRAMVTILDVAGAAAHSNARGCLVMTESVYQGYMTAIEALEKLVLREIPSERACYDQVLSKRARNLHLKGYDLLSTNNAEERALLRIFCMGRVDNKQSANLFNKAFAKLSTTENSSLVNALNVDGLEDGIAILPYYAPGLIAEVLRGAQKKEEPAIIEALSAFMRFLARVMEYESETGDPRVIERDLSFVQDVIKSNGFKNDPYVLDNVQLPWSQ, from the coding sequence ATGACACTGCAAGCCATCATCGCGCAGGGAAATTTCCCGAGTCTTTCAGATACCGAAGCGGTTAATCTGTTTGGGTCAGCCTTTCGGTCAGAACTCGAGCGTTTGAGAAACGCAGAACCAACAGTGGAATCAGGGACTGAAAAGCCTGCTGGGAGTCtgaagaatggagaaacGCCGTCGCGGCGGCTTTTCCAGACAGACTATGCAGAGGTAAATCGAACACTTGTGAATATATTAGCGCTGAAGTGGATTTTGGCGGAGGATTATGCCTCGTTCACCGCATGTCAGCGCGATCCGGGGAAGCTCAGCGAGGACTCGTTCCGGCGTTTGTGCGAGTTTTTCAAAAGCTATAAGGATATATATACGCTGCTGGTTGCGGTTGTGACGGATGATTTGGGGAAGGATCCACAACTTGCCAATGAATTGGAAAAGACAAGAAACGGCCCTACCACGACTGTCAAGATGGTAAATCACTCAGAATTTCTCTACGAAGCAGCCAAAGCGGGGATGATTCCCGCTTTAGAGAGTGTTCCGGTATCTGGGCGGGAAACTATCCTCCGCAGTATGGAGATCGAAGTATACCTCAACATATCCCAACTGGTACAAGGAGAGAATGTGCCAGCTAGTTTATCAATTCTCCGCAATATTCAAGATGGCAAGAATGGGTTTCATATGAGAGCTATGGTGACAATACTAGATGTTGCAGGCGCTGCTGCCCACAGCAATGCCCGAGGGTGTCTGGTGATGACGGAAAGTGTCTACCAAGGATACATGACAGCCATAGAGGCTCTGGAGAAACTCGTTTTAAGAGAGATACCAAGCGAGCGTGCATGTTACGACCAGGTCCTTTCCAAGCGGGCCAGAAATCTGCATCTGAAGGGATACGACCTTTTATCGACGAACAATGCAGAGGAACGGGCGCTTCTTCGAATTTTCTGCATGGGCCGTGTGGACAACAAACAATCAGCAAATCTTTTCAATAAAGCTTTTGCAAAGCTATCGACAACTGAGAACAGCAGTCTAGTCAATGCATTAAACGTGGACGGCCTAGAGGATGGCATTGCGATTTTGCCGTATTATGCGCCTGGGTTGATAGCTGAAGTCCTTCGGGGAGctcaaaagaaagaagaaccCGCTATCATCGAAGCATTGTCAGCTTTCATGAGGTTTTTGGCAAGAGTTATGGAATACGAGTCGGAGACAGGTGACCCTAGGGTTATTGAAAGAGACCTGTCGTTTGTTCAGGATGTCATAAAGAGCAACGGCTTCAAAAATGACCCGTATGTCCTCGACAATGTCCAGCTCCCGTGGAGCCAGTAA